The Astyanax mexicanus isolate ESR-SI-001 chromosome 7, AstMex3_surface, whole genome shotgun sequence genome has a window encoding:
- the si:ch211-223a10.1 gene encoding uncharacterized protein si:ch211-223a10.1: MSLSTVTAGSGVFEAVQRGDTERVTQLIEDDTTVLQQKGWGGFTALHFAALHGNRPIAELLLNCGADPNIACDAGQTPFHFACRHGNISIMHKMLQHGADLAAVDLQGKTSLHHAVSGGNIVAMQYLSETTMFRFSDGDHFQVTPLHIAASMGNTDVVRYLLRNNRCAADAVDQQGATALHVAAEKGMIEVCWLLLQSAGFHILHMKNHTGLTPLDLCNHGTTYRHHQLSKILTPFYNKPKDQKPKESYVVYYWMLLVPSLSGAAVLLIAAALGEYGGVFCGVFFPWMAKVTLSQYHRMSSYQKLPNPIYLGTLTAGIVHSLVCFYYKILPSIWPAHTLLHVSVLHFCVLLGLFWKVLRQNPGRLRAADADHRFASIAELLKANQNPSRFCIYCELFQVDNCKHCRLCDFCVLDYDHHCLFLNHCVGRNNHRTFVLFILAMIVAHLIFVSSAGFYLYRRLALEEHWSWTSVAGREAWVLLLLLLNILTLVWQVWLLTEQFDAISTGSTSYFRHSHRKKLSWRKRLATVLSFLIEGKSFKGLQQKSVDI; encoded by the exons ATGTCTTTAAGTACAGTGACTGCAGGAAGCGGGGTGTTTGAGGCTGTTCAGAGAGGAGATACCGAGCGGGTCACCCAGCTCATTGAAGACGACACGACCGTCTTACAGCAGAAAG gttGGGGTGGTTTTACTGCCCTTCATTTTGCTGCTCTTCATGGAAACCGTCCAATAGCTGAGCTCCTCTTAAATTGTGGAGCCGATCCCAACATTGCTTGTGATGCAGGACAAACCCCTTTTCACTTTGCATGCCG ACATGGCAACATCAGCATCATGCATAAAATGCTGCAGCATGGTGCAGACCTGGCTGCTGTGGATCTACAGGGGAAAACATCACTCCACCATGCAGTCAGTGGGGGAAACAT TGTTGCCATGCAGTATCTGTCAGAGACCACCATGTTCCGGTTTTCAGATGGTGATCACTTCCAGGTCACTCCTCTACACATAGCTGCTTCCATGGGGAATACTGATGTGGTCAGGTACCTTCTACGCAACAAT AGATGTGCAGCAGATGCAGTGGACCAGCAGGGGGCGACAGCACTGCACGTGGCTGCAGAGAAGGGCATGATTGAGGTGTGCTGGCTGCTACTGCAGAGTGCGGGATTCCACATTTTACACATGAAAAACCACACTGGCCTCACACCTCTAGACCTCTGTAATCACGGAACCACTTATAG ACATCATCAACTCAGCAAAATCTTAACTCCATTCTACAATAAACCAAAAGATCAGAAACCCAAAGAGTCATATG TGGTGTACTACTGGATGCTTTTGGTGCCCAGTCTCAGTGGGGCAGCAGTGCTCCTCATAGCTGCAGCACTGGGAGAATATGGAGGAGTATTTTGTGGAGTGTTCTTTCCCTGGATGGCAAAAGTCACCCTTTCACAGTACCACAGAATGAGCAGCTATCAGAA GTTACCAAATCCCATCTATCTGGGAACTCTGACTGCAGGCATCGTTCATTCCTTAGTCTGCTTTTACTATAAAATTCTTCCTA GTATTTGGCCAGCACATACACTTTTGCATGTTTCAGTTCTCCATTTCTGTGTGCTTCTTGGGCTTTTCTGGAAAGTTCTGAGACAAAATCCAGGCCGACTCCGAGCAGCTGATGCAGACCACAGGTTCGCCAGCATAGCTGAGCTGCTAAAGGCCAATCAGAATCCCAGTCGTTTCTGCATTTACTGCGAG CTATTTCAAGTGGATAACTGCAAGCACTGCCGCCTGTGTGACTTTTGTGTTCTGGATTATGACCACCACTGCCTCTTCCTCAACCACTGTGTTGGGCGCAACAACCACCGGACCTTCGTGCTCTTCATCCTGGCCATGATTGTCGCGCACCTCATCTTCGTCAGCAGCGCTGGCTTTTATCTGTACAGGAGGCTGGCCTTGGAGGAGCACTGGAGCTGGACCTCAGTAGCAGGGAGAGAGGCTTGGGTGCTCCTGCTGCTCCTGCTCAACATCCTCACTCTCGTCTGGCAGGTCTGGCTGCTCACAGAGCAGTTTGATGCCATTTCCACTGGAAGCACCAGCTACTTTAGACACTCTCACCGTAAGAAGCTTTCTTGGAGAAAGCGTCTTGCCACAGTTCTCTCTTTTCTGATTGAAGGGAAGAGTTTTAAAGGCCTTCAGCAGAAATCTGTTGACATTTAG